The DNA window TGACTCACAGTGATTCGCTCGCAGATTGCTGTGATCGTCGTCTCACACTTCAACAAGGCATCCTTCGTGAAGCACAGGAATCAGCAGAACGATCATCCAATCTGCAACTCCCCACTGGAATTTCACAAGAGCCCCCAGTCGCCAATCCTCAACGTCGACGTCTTCTTATCGCCACTGGTTTAGCTCTGGGATCACTTGTGATCGGAGTGGTTCAAAAATCACGCCAACATCAACAAAATAGAAGCGAAAGACAGCTTCATGATGAGCGGATGAAAGGTCTCGCCTTTAGTGGTTTGTCAGCAGAACTCACTCACATAGAGCGAGATAATGCAACAACATATTGCGTCACGATTGTTGTAGAGAATCTGCAGCAAGATCAATCACTATTCTTGCTTCCTTTAGATGTACAGGTATACGTGCAGCAGGAATCGAGATGGCAACCATTCAACGCCACTTGGAATGATCGCAACCGAGGCGTGATGGAGTTGCAACATCCTGAACAACTCCAACTACAGCTTCTCGAACTTCCAGCAAGCTTCACTGAACTCGTGCCGGGATATATGCACATGCGCATCGACGTGACTTATGCAATCGCCGACCAACCAGATCCAAGAATTCCACCCGTCGAGCGTCGCGACTCCTTTTTTGTTTATCTACAACCACCCAATCCAGACGTTGAAAAGATTGCTCTCAATAATTTTCCAGAAAAAGCACCACTATTCATTCCGATGCCACCCCATTAATTCAAACCAAAATAATTCAGGTCCGATGAATCACATCTGAGCAAGTTGGAACATCAGCGATGAAAGCCTCAGGGGGATTTTCCTCGCTTGGGCTTACGGTCATAGCGGCAACAGGTTATATCTTTTCACTGATCTTTTTTGGAAGGAGTATGCGTATCTTGCCAATGGGATTTGCCTATGCACTTTGGGTTGGCCTTGGCATGATCACCTCATCAATTGTAGGTATTCTGATCTTCAAAGAATTACTTAGCTTATCCGTAATCCTAGGCCTATTGATGATCGCATCCGGCATTGTTGTCCTGAACGCTGCACAAGGAGAGACACTCTAATGGGGCTTGGATATCTAATTCTTCTCTTGGCCATTATTTGCGAAAACATTGGAACAACTGCTCTCAAGGGCTCTCATGGCCTAACACGCCCACTGTTTGCAGCAGCTGCATTAGCAGGATACGGCTTGAATTTTTTCTTGATGGGGCAGGCACTCAACCGCATCCCCCTCGCCATTGCCTATGGCATTTGGTCCGGCCTCGGCATGGCGATCGTAACGATCCTGGGGGTTGTCATTTACAAAGAATCGTTTAATTGGAAAATGGCGATCGGGCTAGGTCTGGTCATTGCTGGCTTAATCAGCATGAACGTTGCTTAGACCGAAAAAAATCCCTGGAGCCGATCAGCAACACACAAGGCTTCGTCGACGATCAACGGACGCAACAAGCTTTTGAAGCTCAGATCTAGGCAATCGCAAAGCCAATTAA is part of the Synechococcus sp. WH 8016 genome and encodes:
- a CDS encoding ABC transporter ATP-binding protein, producing the protein MTEWVLQASGLQRFYGPSSAPVGVIDATTQICAAESVAVVGRSGSGKSTLIGMLAGLCEPQAGQVLMMLDRPTDLWADLNTGDRCRLRRGPIGLISQFTSLLPSLTTLENVLLPARLAGQSNDAALLTTARYWLNAVSLSHRQDAFACHLSGGEQRRAIVARALMMTPSLLFADEPTSNLDAESQAEVSSLLLQLCKSSGTALVIVTHSDSLADCCDRRLTLQQGILREAQESAERSSNLQLPTGISQEPPVANPQRRRLLIATGLALGSLVIGVVQKSRQHQQNRSERQLHDERMKGLAFSGLSAELTHIERDNATTYCVTIVVENLQQDQSLFLLPLDVQVYVQQESRWQPFNATWNDRNRGVMELQHPEQLQLQLLELPASFTELVPGYMHMRIDVTYAIADQPDPRIPPVERRDSFFVYLQPPNPDVEKIALNNFPEKAPLFIPMPPH
- a CDS encoding multidrug efflux SMR transporter, translating into MTSEQVGTSAMKASGGFSSLGLTVIAATGYIFSLIFFGRSMRILPMGFAYALWVGLGMITSSIVGILIFKELLSLSVILGLLMIASGIVVLNAAQGETL
- a CDS encoding multidrug efflux SMR transporter, producing MGLGYLILLLAIICENIGTTALKGSHGLTRPLFAAAALAGYGLNFFLMGQALNRIPLAIAYGIWSGLGMAIVTILGVVIYKESFNWKMAIGLGLVIAGLISMNVA